In Thauera sp. JM12B12, one DNA window encodes the following:
- the trxC gene encoding thioredoxin TrxC, with protein sequence MPDALHLVCPHCNAVNRVPTARLADAPNCGQCGQALFTAHPVELDAASFERHIGRSDIPVLVDFWAPWCGPCRMMAPAFAQAAGMLEPQVRLAKLDTEAHPALAGRFGIRSIPTLALFRGGRELARQAGAMGAADIVRWVRTQLG encoded by the coding sequence ATGCCCGACGCCCTGCACCTGGTCTGCCCGCACTGCAACGCGGTCAATCGCGTCCCCACCGCCCGCCTCGCCGACGCACCGAATTGCGGTCAGTGCGGCCAGGCGCTGTTCACCGCCCACCCGGTCGAGCTCGACGCCGCGAGCTTCGAGCGCCACATCGGCCGTAGCGACATCCCGGTGCTGGTCGACTTCTGGGCGCCCTGGTGCGGCCCCTGCCGGATGATGGCGCCCGCCTTCGCCCAGGCTGCCGGCATGCTCGAGCCGCAGGTACGGCTCGCCAAGCTCGACACCGAGGCCCACCCGGCGCTGGCCGGGCGCTTCGGCATCCGCAGCATCCCGACCCTGGCGCTGTTCCGCGGCGGCCGCGAGCTCGCGCGCCAGGCCGGCGCGATGGGCGCGGCAGACATCGTGCGCTGGGTGCGCACCCAGCTCGGCTGA
- a CDS encoding 4Fe-4S binding protein, whose protein sequence is MKLSSALRGALSSLILVAAAVLATTAAPARAQSAYEAALPAELSTSPALCAYVPCAEVLPGATSFSERKGQPPYVEAYAEENGQRKLVGYVMLSTDITDTPAYSGKPVVTLIGMDTAGRFVGVKILKHSEPILLLGIPESALIGFNKQYLGKFVGDNIEIGRSRPDEDIIGLDAISGATVTVIAQNQVMMTSGAAVARQVGILEPTIRPQARFADGGRTLDWATLVAEGAVRNLKVMPEQVGLQRGATPFIDLWFGYLNHPEIGRSVLGEAGWRSLMARLREGEHALFVIRTGGNESFKGSGFVRGGIYDRVQIRQGQDAFTFRDLDYLNLYGVSAAGAPAFNESAIFIVRSPAFSGAFPWKFIFLGNRVDRETGARTFANFDTEYWLADRHLEGGRPEVIKPDAPWVKVWKSRALEIGLFAALLVAVTIVYARRDVLTRRSTRKNKWPVNAFKYAFWVISIGFVGFGLLAQPSITQVLTWFHSLLFKWEWELFLTDPFIFLFWIFIILTTFVWGRGLFCGWMCPFGSLSELIYKVAGAIGLKRFQFALPMKWHNRLKWIKYFVFFALLAVSVFSMGLAEMLAEVEPFKTTFLVGVFNRAWPYTLFVAVLLGLSIFMERPFCKYLCPLGASLAMPSTFRWFGLKRKQECNSCKACAVGCGSLAIDEHGRIDHRECMHCLDCMILYTDEHACPPLAQERKRRTKAGLPLTPIGSDGYYIPIKPVPAAKA, encoded by the coding sequence ATGAAGTTGTCGTCCGCATTGCGCGGCGCCCTGTCCTCGCTGATTCTCGTCGCCGCCGCCGTCCTCGCCACGACGGCCGCTCCGGCCCGCGCCCAGTCCGCCTACGAGGCCGCACTGCCGGCGGAGCTGAGCACCTCGCCCGCCCTCTGCGCCTACGTACCCTGCGCCGAGGTGCTGCCGGGCGCGACCAGCTTCTCCGAACGCAAGGGCCAGCCCCCGTACGTCGAGGCCTATGCCGAAGAGAACGGCCAACGCAAGCTGGTGGGCTACGTCATGCTGTCCACGGACATCACCGACACCCCGGCCTACTCCGGTAAGCCGGTGGTCACGCTGATCGGCATGGACACCGCGGGCCGCTTCGTCGGCGTCAAGATCCTCAAGCACTCCGAGCCCATCCTGCTGCTGGGCATTCCGGAAAGCGCACTGATCGGCTTCAACAAGCAGTACCTGGGCAAATTCGTTGGCGACAACATCGAGATCGGCCGCTCCCGCCCCGACGAGGACATCATCGGCCTCGACGCCATCTCCGGCGCCACGGTGACGGTGATCGCGCAGAATCAGGTCATGATGACCTCGGGCGCCGCGGTCGCGCGCCAGGTCGGCATCCTCGAGCCGACGATCCGGCCTCAGGCACGCTTCGCCGATGGCGGGCGCACCCTCGACTGGGCGACGCTGGTCGCCGAGGGCGCGGTCCGCAACCTGAAGGTGATGCCCGAGCAGGTCGGTCTGCAGCGCGGCGCGACGCCCTTCATCGATCTCTGGTTCGGCTACCTGAACCACCCGGAGATCGGCCGCTCGGTCCTCGGCGAAGCCGGCTGGCGTTCGCTGATGGCCCGGCTGCGCGAGGGCGAGCACGCCCTGTTCGTGATCCGCACCGGCGGCAACGAGTCGTTCAAGGGCTCGGGCTTCGTGCGCGGCGGCATCTACGATCGCGTACAGATCCGCCAGGGCCAGGATGCCTTCACCTTCCGCGACCTCGACTACCTGAACCTCTACGGCGTCAGCGCCGCCGGCGCGCCCGCGTTCAACGAGTCGGCGATCTTCATCGTGCGCTCGCCCGCGTTCTCGGGCGCCTTCCCGTGGAAGTTCATCTTCCTCGGCAACCGGGTCGACCGCGAGACCGGCGCCCGGACCTTCGCGAACTTCGACACCGAGTACTGGCTGGCGGACCGCCACCTCGAGGGCGGCCGGCCGGAGGTGATCAAGCCCGATGCACCGTGGGTGAAGGTGTGGAAGTCGCGCGCGCTCGAGATCGGCCTGTTCGCCGCCCTGCTGGTGGCCGTGACGATCGTCTACGCCAGGCGCGACGTCCTCACCCGGCGCTCGACGCGCAAGAACAAGTGGCCGGTCAATGCCTTCAAGTACGCCTTCTGGGTGATCAGCATCGGCTTCGTCGGCTTCGGCCTGCTCGCCCAGCCCTCGATCACCCAGGTGCTGACCTGGTTCCACTCGCTGCTGTTCAAGTGGGAGTGGGAGCTCTTCCTCACCGACCCCTTCATCTTCCTGTTCTGGATCTTCATCATCCTCACCACCTTCGTGTGGGGGCGCGGCCTGTTCTGCGGCTGGATGTGCCCGTTCGGCTCGCTCTCCGAGCTGATCTACAAGGTCGCGGGCGCGATCGGCCTCAAGCGTTTCCAGTTCGCCCTGCCGATGAAGTGGCACAACCGCCTGAAGTGGATCAAGTACTTCGTGTTCTTCGCCCTGCTCGCGGTGTCGGTGTTCTCGATGGGGCTGGCGGAGATGCTCGCCGAGGTGGAGCCGTTCAAGACCACCTTCCTCGTCGGCGTGTTCAACCGCGCCTGGCCCTACACCCTGTTCGTGGCGGTCCTGCTCGGCCTGTCCATCTTCATGGAGCGGCCGTTCTGCAAGTATCTGTGCCCGCTCGGCGCCTCGCTCGCGATGCCCTCGACCTTCCGCTGGTTCGGGCTCAAGCGCAAGCAGGAGTGCAACAGCTGCAAGGCCTGCGCGGTGGGTTGCGGTTCGCTCGCGATCGACGAGCACGGCCGCATCGACCATCGCGAGTGCATGCACTGCCTCGACTGCATGATCCTGTACACCGACGAGCATGCCTGCCCGCCGCTGGCGCAGGAGCGCAAGCGCCGCACCAAGGCCGGCCTGCCGCTGACGCCGATCGGCAGCGACGGCTACTACATCCCGATCAAGCCGGTGCCGGCCGCCAAGGCCTGA
- a CDS encoding transcription regulator, with protein MIDPRSMTEPVTPPYSGGSALARIGAEIWDHLWPWSRNGFQRQRAIQAAGLALALAATLVWVLAAMGNNLAPGVIIGWWFGWSVFEVVVRLGAKPYVKEGPWWGRRYRKASVMDMTCYVGFKNLLIGAALFLTLKSLGLIQI; from the coding sequence ATGATCGACCCCCGCAGCATGACCGAACCGGTGACCCCGCCCTACAGCGGCGGCAGCGCCCTGGCGCGCATCGGCGCCGAGATCTGGGACCACCTGTGGCCCTGGAGCCGAAACGGCTTTCAGCGCCAGCGCGCGATCCAGGCCGCGGGCCTGGCGCTCGCGCTTGCCGCCACCCTGGTCTGGGTGCTGGCCGCGATGGGCAACAATCTCGCACCTGGCGTGATCATCGGCTGGTGGTTCGGCTGGAGCGTATTCGAGGTTGTGGTGCGCCTCGGCGCCAAGCCCTACGTGAAGGAGGGCCCGTGGTGGGGCCGGCGCTACCGCAAGGCGAGCGTGATGGACATGACCTGCTATGTCGGCTTCAAGAACCTGCTGATCGGCGCCGCCCTGTTCCTGACCCTGAAGAGCCTGGGGCTGATCCAGATCTGA
- a CDS encoding nitrous oxide reductase family maturation protein NosD, which yields MPHLLHLLRALVVASLFAALAAPAAAEVWRVKAGESIQAAIDRAAPGDTIEVERARYVENLLITKALTLRGIDRPTLSGGLRGDTIRIKAERVTIEGLIIADSGASLRDQNAGIYVWPGSHHTVVRNCDFSYTLFGLWIEQSNDVLIEGNLITGKRELQSSQRGNGIQLYNTRRAQIIGNRISFVRDALYVDVSHDAVFRDNRLHHSRYGTHYMNAYDNLWEGNHSWLNRGGLALMEVRRLTVRNNRAWANSDHGIMLRTIQDSVIENNVVAGNQRGFFIYDAEYNVLRGNQVIDNVVGVHLWAGSKNNEVEGNDFIANREQVRYVGARDLPWGVKEGNYWSNYLGWDRNGDGAGDVQYEANDMVDRLTWRHPMMKLLLASPAVQTLRLVGQQFPLLRAPSIVDPKPRMQPHNPDWSQWRGRHFPRPN from the coding sequence ATGCCCCATCTCCTTCACCTCCTTCGCGCCCTCGTCGTCGCAAGCCTGTTTGCCGCGCTGGCCGCTCCGGCCGCAGCGGAGGTGTGGCGGGTCAAGGCGGGGGAATCGATCCAGGCCGCGATCGACCGCGCCGCGCCGGGCGACACCATCGAGGTCGAACGCGCGCGCTACGTCGAGAACCTGCTCATCACCAAGGCGCTGACCCTGCGCGGCATCGACCGCCCCACCCTCTCCGGCGGCCTGCGCGGCGACACCATCCGCATCAAGGCCGAACGGGTCACGATCGAAGGCCTGATCATCGCCGACTCGGGCGCCAGCCTGCGCGACCAGAACGCGGGGATCTACGTGTGGCCGGGCTCGCACCACACCGTGGTGCGCAACTGCGACTTCTCCTACACCCTCTTCGGGCTGTGGATCGAGCAGTCGAACGACGTCCTGATCGAGGGCAACCTGATCACCGGCAAGCGCGAGCTGCAGTCCTCGCAGCGCGGCAACGGCATCCAGCTCTACAACACCCGGCGCGCGCAGATCATCGGCAACAGAATCAGCTTCGTGCGCGACGCGCTCTACGTCGATGTCTCGCACGATGCCGTGTTCCGCGACAACCGCCTGCACCACAGCCGCTACGGCACGCACTACATGAACGCCTACGACAACCTGTGGGAAGGCAACCACAGCTGGCTGAACCGCGGCGGGCTGGCGCTGATGGAGGTGCGCCGGCTCACCGTGCGCAACAACCGCGCGTGGGCCAACTCCGACCACGGCATCATGCTGCGCACCATCCAGGATTCGGTGATCGAGAACAACGTGGTCGCGGGCAACCAGCGCGGCTTCTTCATCTACGACGCCGAATACAACGTGCTGCGCGGCAACCAGGTCATCGACAACGTGGTCGGCGTGCATCTGTGGGCGGGCTCGAAGAACAACGAGGTCGAGGGCAACGACTTCATCGCCAACCGCGAGCAGGTGCGCTACGTCGGCGCCCGCGACCTGCCCTGGGGCGTCAAGGAAGGCAACTACTGGAGCAACTATCTCGGCTGGGACCGCAACGGCGACGGCGCCGGCGACGTGCAGTACGAGGCCAACGACATGGTGGACCGCCTGACCTGGCGCCACCCGATGATGAAGCTGCTGCTGGCGAGCCCGGCGGTGCAGACCTTGCGGCTGGTGGGGCAGCAGTTCCCGCTGCTGCGCGCACCGAGCATCGTCGACCCCAAGCCGCGCATGCAGCCGCACAACCCCGACTGGAGCCAATGGCGTGGCCGACATTTCCCCCGCCCCAACTGA
- a CDS encoding ABC transporter ATP-binding protein, which translates to MADISPAPTEPSQPGALPVIVARGVRKHYGSIHAVDGVDLDVHEGELFGLIGHNGAGKSTMFKMMLGLIPASAGEIRIDGARVEGGDFRAVRRKIGYLPENVVLYDNLTGAETLDFFARLKGVSPAGNGALLERVGLMHAARRRVREYSKGMRQRLGFAQALLGKPRILFLDEPTTGLDPEAIRGFYAILRQLKSEGVTTVITSHILAEIQERVDRLAIMAAGAVQATGTVQALREQMDLPLWFKVRVAAEDFEAVRAALGHLPVGAIEARDDHVAVQCRRDTKMAVIAALAALDGKVRDLTVREPSLEDVFFGFSD; encoded by the coding sequence GTGGCCGACATTTCCCCCGCCCCAACTGAGCCGTCGCAGCCCGGCGCCCTGCCGGTGATCGTCGCCCGCGGCGTGCGCAAGCACTATGGCAGCATCCACGCGGTCGACGGCGTCGACCTCGACGTGCACGAAGGCGAGCTGTTCGGCCTCATCGGCCACAACGGCGCCGGCAAGAGCACGATGTTCAAGATGATGCTCGGCCTCATCCCGGCGAGCGCCGGCGAGATCCGCATCGACGGCGCACGGGTCGAAGGCGGCGACTTCCGCGCCGTGCGGCGCAAGATCGGCTACCTGCCCGAGAACGTCGTGCTCTACGACAACCTCACCGGCGCCGAGACCCTGGACTTCTTCGCTCGCCTCAAGGGCGTGTCGCCGGCCGGCAACGGCGCCCTGCTCGAGCGCGTGGGCCTCATGCATGCCGCCCGGCGGCGCGTGCGCGAGTACTCCAAGGGCATGCGCCAGCGCCTCGGCTTCGCCCAGGCATTGCTCGGCAAGCCGCGCATCCTGTTCCTCGACGAGCCCACCACCGGCCTCGACCCGGAGGCGATCCGCGGCTTCTACGCCATCCTGCGGCAGCTGAAGAGCGAAGGCGTGACCACGGTGATCACCTCCCACATCCTGGCCGAGATCCAGGAGCGGGTGGACCGGCTGGCCATCATGGCCGCCGGCGCGGTGCAGGCCACCGGCACGGTGCAGGCGCTGCGCGAGCAGATGGACCTGCCGCTGTGGTTCAAGGTGCGTGTCGCCGCAGAAGACTTCGAGGCCGTGCGTGCCGCGCTCGGCCACCTGCCGGTGGGGGCGATCGAGGCCCGCGACGACCACGTCGCCGTGCAGTGCAGGCGCGACACCAAGATGGCGGTGATCGCCGCCCTCGCCGCGCTCGACGGCAAGGTTCGCGACCTGACGGTGCGCGAACCCTCGCTCGAAGACGTGTTCTTCGGCTTTTCGGACTGA
- the nosZ gene encoding TAT-dependent nitrous-oxide reductase — translation MNDAKMNPVDAMPDPSRRKFFNTAALAGLAGAGLSVGLSACNKETPAPAAAPAAAPAPAVAASAEHSSVHLKPGELDTYYGFWSGGHTGDFRVLGLPSGRELHRVPCFVPDALVGWGVTNESKAVMGTKPDGSLRYTVGDTHHTHASYKDGNYDGRYAWINDKINSRIARIRLDYLVCDKITELPNVQGFHGIFPDKRDPVDPAINYTTRVFCGAEFHTPLPNDGRDIDSPEKYRALFSCVDAETMEVRWQVLIDGNCDLVATSYDGKLAASNQYNTEGGYHYEGMMSAERDACIFFNIARIEQAVKDGKFTTFGASKVPVVDGTKASNADPKTALVAYVTVPKNPHGVNASPDGKYFICAGKLSPTATVIELAKVLEWFDGKLDDLDKAIVAEVEIGLGPLHTAFDGRGNAYTTLFLDSQIVKWNVDAAIKFHAGDKNAQYVVDRLDVHYQPGHINASQSETMFADGKWLCVGCKFSKDRFLPVGPLHAETEQFVDISGEKMVLVADHPVRPEPHDFIIFKRELLQPKQVYNIDEFPLAVKDSKEAGVFRDGNKVTVKITSLAPAFEPREFKLKLGDEVTIILTNLDKIEDLTHGFAIPKYNVNFICNPQETKSVTFKADKPGVFWCYCTHFCHALHLEMRSRMIVEA, via the coding sequence ATGAATGACGCAAAAATGAATCCGGTCGACGCCATGCCCGACCCGAGCCGCCGCAAGTTCTTCAATACCGCGGCGCTGGCCGGCCTGGCTGGTGCCGGCCTGTCCGTCGGCCTGTCGGCGTGCAACAAGGAAACCCCCGCGCCCGCCGCCGCGCCTGCGGCGGCCCCCGCGCCCGCCGTGGCGGCGAGCGCAGAGCACAGCTCGGTGCACCTGAAGCCGGGCGAACTCGACACCTACTATGGCTTCTGGAGCGGCGGCCACACCGGCGACTTCCGCGTCCTCGGCCTGCCCTCCGGCCGCGAGCTGCACCGCGTGCCCTGCTTCGTCCCCGACGCGCTGGTCGGCTGGGGCGTCACCAATGAGTCGAAGGCGGTCATGGGCACCAAGCCCGACGGCAGCCTGCGCTATACGGTGGGCGACACCCACCACACCCATGCCTCCTACAAGGATGGCAACTACGACGGCCGCTACGCCTGGATCAACGACAAGATCAACAGCCGCATCGCCCGCATCCGCCTCGACTACCTGGTGTGCGACAAGATCACCGAGCTGCCCAACGTGCAGGGCTTTCACGGCATCTTCCCGGACAAGCGCGACCCGGTCGATCCCGCGATCAACTACACCACCCGCGTGTTCTGCGGCGCCGAGTTCCACACCCCGCTGCCCAACGACGGCCGCGACATCGACTCGCCGGAGAAATACCGCGCGCTCTTCAGCTGCGTCGACGCCGAGACCATGGAAGTGCGCTGGCAGGTGCTGATCGACGGCAACTGCGACCTCGTCGCCACCTCGTACGATGGCAAGCTCGCGGCTTCGAACCAGTACAACACCGAGGGCGGCTACCACTACGAAGGCATGATGTCGGCCGAACGCGACGCCTGCATCTTCTTCAACATCGCCCGCATCGAGCAGGCGGTGAAGGACGGCAAGTTCACCACCTTCGGCGCCTCCAAGGTGCCGGTGGTCGATGGCACCAAGGCCTCGAACGCCGACCCGAAGACCGCGCTGGTGGCCTACGTGACCGTGCCGAAGAACCCGCATGGCGTGAACGCCAGCCCCGACGGCAAGTACTTCATCTGCGCCGGCAAGCTGTCGCCCACCGCCACCGTGATCGAGCTCGCGAAGGTGCTCGAATGGTTCGACGGCAAGCTCGACGACCTCGACAAGGCCATCGTCGCCGAGGTCGAGATCGGCCTCGGCCCGCTGCACACCGCCTTCGACGGTCGCGGCAACGCCTACACCACGCTGTTCCTCGACAGCCAGATCGTTAAATGGAATGTGGACGCCGCAATCAAGTTCCACGCCGGCGACAAGAACGCGCAATACGTGGTCGACCGCCTCGACGTGCATTACCAGCCGGGCCACATCAACGCCTCGCAGTCGGAGACCATGTTCGCCGACGGCAAGTGGCTGTGCGTGGGCTGCAAGTTCTCGAAGGACCGCTTCCTGCCGGTCGGCCCGCTGCACGCCGAAACCGAGCAGTTCGTCGACATCTCGGGCGAGAAGATGGTGCTGGTCGCGGATCACCCGGTTCGCCCCGAGCCGCACGACTTCATCATCTTCAAGCGCGAGCTGCTGCAGCCCAAGCAGGTGTACAACATCGACGAATTCCCGCTCGCGGTGAAGGACTCGAAGGAAGCCGGCGTGTTCCGCGACGGCAACAAGGTCACCGTGAAGATCACCTCGCTGGCGCCCGCCTTCGAGCCGCGCGAGTTCAAGCTCAAGCTCGGCGACGAGGTCACCATCATTCTGACCAACCTCGACAAGATCGAGGACCTGACGCACGGCTTCGCCATTCCGAAGTACAACGTCAACTTCATCTGCAACCCGCAGGAGACCAAGTCGGTCACCTTCAAGGCCGACAAGCCGGGGGTGTTCTGGTGCTACTGCACCCACTTCTGCCATGCGCTGCACCTCGAGATGCGCAGCCGCATGATCGTCGAAGCATGA
- a CDS encoding ATP-binding protein — translation MNSKQRAADAEASLSDSPPAAAMPTAALSAVRTDRSRLLQLRWVSLGAMALMSLVVFPWLAPSQPVAPLAGVTLCLLAVNLALLGGVARWLVGRWGAFLQLVVDLTAWAAFLYFAGGVTNPAISLLLPVVAVGASILPAAQAWLLAGLAVIAYSLLWRFHLPVHLADGEQANYWHLAGMWISFAFAATTVVWFIVRLNSELARRDEELAALNAARARDAYVVGLGKLAAGAAHRLGTPLGTLRILTDELASRAELPADVHEDLALMRAQVEQCRDILNGLAREAGQQRAEGGGAVDAPAWARAVAERWRRLRPGARLEIPDAAAALGAVIVADASLGEALHNLIDNAANANARSGRQDAAVELDVEAGAGAEAGMIVIAVSDRGPGLEPARAEAARHAPLGAHAQGMGVGLMLAHAAIEHHGGRLEFRSRSGGGTIARMLIPRQDAR, via the coding sequence ATGAACTCCAAGCAGCGCGCAGCGGATGCCGAGGCATCCCTTTCCGACAGCCCGCCGGCGGCGGCGATGCCCACGGCCGCACTGAGCGCGGTGCGTACCGATCGCAGCCGGCTGTTGCAGCTGCGCTGGGTTTCGCTCGGCGCCATGGCGCTGATGAGCCTGGTGGTGTTCCCGTGGCTGGCGCCATCGCAGCCGGTGGCGCCGCTCGCCGGGGTGACGCTGTGCCTGCTCGCGGTGAACCTGGCCCTGCTCGGCGGCGTGGCGCGCTGGCTGGTCGGGCGCTGGGGCGCCTTCCTGCAGCTCGTGGTCGACCTGACGGCATGGGCCGCCTTCCTCTACTTCGCCGGCGGCGTCACCAACCCGGCGATCTCGCTGCTGCTGCCGGTGGTCGCGGTGGGGGCGTCGATCCTTCCGGCGGCGCAGGCCTGGCTGCTGGCGGGGCTTGCCGTGATCGCCTATTCGCTGCTGTGGCGCTTCCATCTGCCGGTGCATCTGGCCGACGGCGAGCAGGCCAACTACTGGCACCTTGCGGGCATGTGGATCAGTTTCGCCTTTGCGGCGACGACGGTGGTGTGGTTCATCGTGCGGCTCAACAGCGAACTGGCGCGCCGCGACGAAGAGCTGGCTGCGCTCAATGCCGCGCGTGCGCGGGACGCCTACGTGGTGGGCTTGGGCAAGCTCGCCGCCGGGGCCGCGCACCGCCTCGGCACCCCGCTCGGCACCCTGCGCATCCTGACGGACGAGCTCGCCTCCCGCGCCGAACTGCCTGCCGACGTCCACGAGGACCTGGCCCTGATGCGTGCGCAGGTCGAGCAGTGCCGCGACATCCTCAACGGTCTCGCGCGCGAGGCTGGCCAGCAGCGGGCCGAGGGTGGCGGGGCGGTCGATGCGCCGGCGTGGGCGCGCGCGGTCGCCGAGCGCTGGCGGCGCCTGCGGCCGGGGGCGAGGTTGGAGATTCCGGACGCGGCGGCCGCCCTCGGCGCGGTCATCGTCGCCGATGCCTCGCTCGGCGAGGCCCTGCACAACCTGATCGACAACGCCGCCAATGCCAACGCGCGCAGCGGGCGGCAGGACGCTGCGGTCGAGCTGGATGTGGAAGCGGGGGCCGGCGCGGAGGCAGGGATGATCGTGATCGCGGTGAGCGATCGGGGGCCGGGGCTCGAGCCTGCGCGCGCCGAGGCTGCCCGCCACGCGCCCCTCGGCGCCCACGCCCAGGGCATGGGGGTAGGGCTGATGCTGGCGCACGCCGCGATCGAGCACCACGGCGGCCGCCTGGAGTTCCGTTCCCGGTCCGGCGGTGGCACGATTGCGCGCATGCTGATTCCCCGACAGGACGCCCGATGA
- a CDS encoding nitrous oxide reductase accessory protein NosL, protein MCTHHACQSRRRFLIATAAAGLLAACGGGEGGGRGAVAPVEIDGSSSCALDGMLLADYPGPKVQMHYAGVAQPDWFCDTIEMFNVYLNPEQARAVSALYVQDMAKAEWNAPRGHWIDAKSAFYVFGSKRLGSMGPTAASFAREQDAKAFAAEHGGQVLRFDEVKPDMVALDGGALHDQSM, encoded by the coding sequence ATGTGCACACATCACGCCTGCCAGAGCCGGCGGCGCTTCCTGATCGCCACTGCCGCCGCCGGCCTGCTCGCCGCCTGCGGTGGCGGTGAAGGCGGCGGCCGCGGCGCCGTCGCCCCGGTCGAGATCGATGGCAGCAGCAGCTGCGCGCTCGACGGCATGCTGCTCGCCGACTACCCCGGCCCGAAGGTGCAGATGCACTACGCCGGGGTGGCGCAGCCCGACTGGTTCTGCGACACCATCGAGATGTTCAACGTCTATCTGAACCCGGAGCAGGCGCGCGCGGTCAGTGCGCTCTACGTCCAGGACATGGCCAAGGCCGAGTGGAACGCACCGCGCGGCCACTGGATCGACGCCAAGTCGGCCTTCTACGTGTTCGGCTCGAAGCGCCTGGGCTCCATGGGGCCGACCGCCGCCTCCTTCGCCCGCGAGCAGGATGCGAAGGCCTTCGCCGCCGAGCACGGCGGCCAGGTGCTGCGCTTCGACGAGGTCAAGCCCGACATGGTCGCGCTCGACGGCGGCGCCCTCCACGACCAATCGATGTGA
- a CDS encoding response regulator transcription factor yields MTVDNAPCLLVVDDDPAFNKVLARALGQRGFDTYGATDGEAALELARDHEPEFVVLDLNIGGESGLKLIRPLLDASPGARILVLTGYASIATAVDAVKLGAIQYLAKPADVDSIVRALRADEVVLEDRVPDAPMSVDRLEWEHIQRVLAEHDGNISATARALQMHRRTLQRKLARPPAGA; encoded by the coding sequence ATGACCGTCGACAACGCCCCCTGCCTGCTGGTCGTCGATGACGACCCGGCGTTCAACAAGGTGCTGGCGCGCGCGCTCGGCCAGCGCGGCTTCGACACCTACGGCGCCACCGACGGCGAAGCTGCGCTGGAGCTGGCGCGCGACCACGAACCCGAGTTCGTCGTGCTCGACCTCAACATCGGCGGCGAGTCGGGACTGAAGCTGATACGGCCGCTGCTCGACGCCAGTCCCGGTGCGCGCATCCTGGTGCTGACCGGCTACGCCAGCATCGCCACCGCAGTCGATGCGGTGAAGCTCGGCGCGATCCAGTACCTCGCCAAGCCGGCCGACGTCGACAGCATCGTGCGCGCGCTGCGTGCCGATGAGGTCGTGCTCGAGGACCGCGTGCCCGATGCGCCGATGTCGGTGGACCGGCTCGAGTGGGAGCACATCCAGCGCGTGCTCGCCGAGCACGACGGCAACATCTCGGCGACCGCGCGCGCGCTGCAGATGCACCGACGCACCTTGCAGCGCAAGCTGGCGCGGCCGCCGGCTGGCGCATGA
- a CDS encoding ABC transporter permease subunit: MEFSQIATIAGKEFWDRIRNRWVLAVALVFTVFALSIAYFGAAQQGAVGFRSIEVTIASLVSLVIYLIPLIALVLGFDAIVGERERGSLDLLLSMPITRLELLLGKYLGLAGALAFSTIAGFGLVGVVLASQLDLNALFHYFGFMLSSVLLGCAFLSLAVMLSVFAADRTRASGLAIAMWFFFVLIFDLLVLGVLVVTAGQWGGEALPYALLLNPADVFRILNIFSMDDVRTLYGLSTVFPPALAQPWLLGLVMAAWIAGPLAIAAWRFRR, translated from the coding sequence ATGGAGTTTTCGCAGATCGCCACGATCGCCGGCAAGGAGTTCTGGGACCGCATCCGCAACCGCTGGGTGCTCGCGGTGGCCCTGGTGTTCACCGTGTTCGCGCTGTCGATCGCCTATTTCGGCGCGGCACAGCAGGGCGCAGTGGGGTTCCGTTCGATCGAGGTCACCATCGCCAGCCTGGTCAGCCTGGTCATCTACCTGATCCCGCTGATCGCCCTCGTGCTGGGCTTCGACGCCATCGTCGGCGAGCGCGAACGCGGCTCGCTCGACCTGCTGCTGTCGATGCCGATCACCCGCCTCGAACTGCTGCTCGGCAAGTACCTGGGCCTGGCCGGCGCGCTCGCCTTCTCGACCATCGCCGGTTTCGGCCTGGTGGGGGTGGTGCTGGCGTCCCAGCTCGACCTCAACGCACTGTTCCACTACTTCGGCTTCATGCTCAGCTCGGTGCTGCTCGGCTGCGCCTTCCTGAGCCTGGCGGTGATGCTGTCGGTGTTCGCCGCCGACCGCACGCGCGCCTCCGGCCTGGCAATCGCGATGTGGTTCTTCTTCGTGCTGATCTTCGACCTGCTGGTGCTCGGCGTGCTCGTGGTCACCGCCGGCCAGTGGGGCGGCGAGGCCCTGCCCTACGCGCTGCTGCTCAATCCGGCCGACGTCTTCCGCATCCTCAACATCTTCTCGATGGACGATGTCCGCACCCTGTACGGCCTGTCGACCGTGTTCCCGCCCGCACTCGCCCAGCCCTGGCTGCTCGGTCTCGTGATGGCGGCCTGGATCGCCGGCCCGCTGGCGATCGCGGCGTGGCGCTTCCGCCGCTGA